One window of the Sphaerochaeta associata genome contains the following:
- a CDS encoding VOC family protein, with translation MKFTFTHNNFNVTDLEKSLAFYKEALGLVEVRRKVATDNSFILVFLGDGVSKHQLELTWLRNWEKGTYNLGDNEFHLAFEVDDMEAARAKHREMGCICYENANMGIYFIVDPDGYWLEIVPKRQ, from the coding sequence ATGAAGTTTACCTTTACACACAATAATTTCAATGTCACCGATCTTGAGAAGTCGCTTGCGTTCTACAAAGAGGCTTTGGGCTTGGTGGAGGTTCGACGCAAGGTTGCCACCGACAATTCCTTTATTCTTGTCTTCCTCGGTGACGGAGTGTCCAAGCACCAGCTCGAGCTTACGTGGCTGCGCAACTGGGAGAAAGGCACCTACAACTTGGGGGACAATGAGTTCCATCTGGCTTTCGAGGTGGACGACATGGAAGCCGCCCGTGCCAAGCATCGCGAGATGGGGTGCATCTGTTACGAGAATGCCAACATGGGCATCTATTTCATTGTGGACCCTGATGGATACTGGTTGGAGATTGTCCCCAAGAGGCAATGA
- a CDS encoding SulP family inorganic anion transporter, whose product MRKADSPKQATFISDLKGEFSSYSAASFSKDLLAGLTVTAVALPLALAFGVSSGLDAASGLITAILAGLIIGALGGASFQISGPTGAMAAILVSLVVRHGTEGVFIAGFLSGLILLAAAYLKVGALVSYIPSPVVTGFTSGIAVIIALGQIDNFFGTSSSGEGALAKLFSYTSLGFPIDLATLGYGLFVVLLMILWPKKWNARFPASLLGIIITLVVQMLLDLPVKEVGMIPRSLLGENRLHIFALPLSELSQYISPAISIAALGMVESLLCGSSAGKMKGEKLNATRELYAQGIGNVIIPFFGGIPATAAIARTSVAIKSGQQTRLTGIIHAIGLLASMFLLSPYMSRIPLASLAGVLMVTAWRMNEWHSIRQIFSKKIKTSMAQFLITMVATVVFDLTIAILIGLIFSMVMFIIRSHHISIEVDPVTAELGSYDATTKVVYVDGSLFFGSQEQLTRTVEGLLSEGVDRIIFSLRGVATIDHSSINEFVEIVQMCRKQSVEVLFCGVQPSVQSLMKRLDFYSLVGEEKFFSSAVTALESLR is encoded by the coding sequence ATGCGTAAAGCTGATAGTCCAAAACAAGCTACATTTATTTCCGACTTGAAAGGTGAATTCTCCTCGTATTCGGCGGCCTCGTTTTCCAAGGACCTGTTGGCAGGTCTGACGGTGACAGCCGTCGCCCTGCCGCTGGCTCTTGCCTTCGGAGTGAGCTCCGGCCTGGATGCCGCCAGCGGTCTGATTACAGCAATTCTGGCAGGCCTGATCATTGGGGCCCTGGGTGGGGCCTCTTTTCAGATTTCCGGGCCAACCGGTGCCATGGCTGCCATTCTAGTCAGTCTGGTCGTCCGCCACGGTACCGAAGGTGTATTCATCGCCGGGTTCCTCAGCGGCCTCATTCTTCTGGCTGCAGCCTACCTGAAAGTGGGAGCCTTGGTGTCTTACATTCCCAGCCCTGTTGTTACCGGATTTACCAGTGGAATCGCCGTCATCATCGCTTTGGGCCAGATTGACAACTTTTTCGGCACATCCAGCAGTGGAGAGGGTGCGCTGGCCAAGCTGTTCTCCTATACTTCTCTTGGATTTCCCATCGACCTCGCCACCTTGGGGTATGGCTTGTTTGTGGTGCTGTTGATGATTCTGTGGCCCAAAAAATGGAATGCTCGATTCCCTGCAAGTCTGCTGGGTATAATCATTACCTTGGTCGTACAAATGCTTCTGGACCTTCCGGTGAAGGAAGTCGGCATGATCCCCCGTTCCTTGTTGGGAGAGAACAGGCTGCATATTTTCGCGCTTCCCCTATCCGAGTTGTCCCAGTATATCTCCCCGGCGATTTCCATTGCAGCGCTTGGCATGGTCGAGAGTCTGCTTTGCGGAAGTTCTGCAGGAAAGATGAAGGGGGAGAAACTCAATGCCACCCGGGAGCTGTATGCCCAGGGCATCGGTAATGTAATCATTCCCTTCTTCGGAGGCATCCCTGCTACTGCGGCCATCGCCCGTACCTCAGTGGCGATCAAGAGCGGACAGCAGACCCGCCTGACCGGCATCATTCATGCAATCGGACTGCTCGCTTCGATGTTCCTCCTCTCCCCGTACATGAGCAGGATTCCTCTGGCTTCATTGGCCGGGGTGTTGATGGTTACCGCGTGGAGGATGAATGAGTGGCACTCCATTCGCCAGATTTTCTCCAAGAAAATCAAGACATCGATGGCCCAATTCCTTATAACCATGGTGGCTACCGTAGTTTTCGACCTTACCATCGCCATTCTCATCGGTCTGATTTTCTCAATGGTGATGTTCATCATCCGCAGTCATCATATTTCCATTGAAGTTGATCCCGTAACTGCTGAGCTCGGATCCTATGATGCAACAACCAAGGTTGTCTATGTTGATGGTTCGCTGTTCTTCGGCAGCCAGGAACAACTTACCAGGACGGTGGAGGGCCTGCTTTCTGAGGGGGTGGATCGTATTATTTTCAGCCTTCGCGGAGTTGCCACCATCGACCACAGCTCGATCAATGAGTTCGTTGAAATCGTGCAGATGTGCAGAAAGCAATCGGTGGAAGTACTGTTTTGCGGTGTGCAACCTTCGGTTCAGTCTCTGATGAAGCGCCTGGATTTCTACTCCCTGGTGGGAGAGGAGAAGTTCTTCTCCTCTGCTGTGACCGCCTTGGAGTCGCTTAGGTAA
- a CDS encoding helix-turn-helix domain-containing protein has protein sequence MSETILTENSFFYEPTMQLKVIKRDPELPYRLHSHEFHELVIVISGRGINFTATEQIPLREGSVFFIPPGVEHGYKDVENLVLYNILYGRNLITRHALDLTELPGFCTIFLQSEHIVGLTLSPSQIAELIPLVQLMEKEADDQSYGSGSRTLAYAYLIELLVQISRIYDQIPRETNQTARRLWEVISYMDGNLDKALTTEDLVAIANMSTSTLNRCFKQSTGLSPIEFHIHKRIAHACSLIQERGLSMGQVSEACGFKDPNYFSRQFRKVMAMSPKQYQRIFTSRFT, from the coding sequence ATGAGTGAGACCATCCTTACTGAAAATTCCTTCTTCTATGAGCCTACGATGCAGCTGAAGGTGATCAAGCGTGACCCGGAGCTCCCCTACCGGCTCCACAGCCATGAGTTTCATGAACTTGTAATTGTCATCAGCGGCAGGGGCATTAACTTTACCGCAACCGAACAGATACCGCTGCGCGAGGGTTCGGTGTTTTTCATTCCCCCGGGAGTCGAACACGGGTACAAGGATGTCGAAAACCTCGTACTGTACAACATTCTCTATGGAAGGAATCTCATCACCCGTCATGCCTTGGATCTGACCGAATTGCCCGGCTTTTGTACCATTTTCCTGCAATCAGAACACATCGTGGGGCTTACGCTCTCCCCATCCCAAATCGCCGAACTCATACCTCTGGTCCAGCTCATGGAAAAGGAAGCAGACGACCAAAGCTACGGCTCTGGTTCAAGAACCCTTGCCTACGCCTACCTCATCGAGCTTCTTGTCCAAATATCACGCATTTACGACCAGATTCCCCGTGAGACAAACCAGACCGCCCGCAGATTATGGGAGGTGATCTCCTATATGGACGGGAACCTTGACAAGGCCCTCACCACCGAAGACCTTGTCGCAATAGCAAACATGAGCACCAGCACGCTCAACCGCTGTTTCAAGCAGAGTACAGGCCTTTCACCTATAGAGTTCCACATCCACAAGCGCATTGCCCACGCATGCTCGCTCATCCAGGAGCGAGGCCTTTCCATGGGTCAGGTGAGTGAGGCGTGCGGCTTCAAGGACCCCAATTATTTCTCCCGCCAGTTCCGCAAGGTCATGGCAATGAGCCCCAAGCAGTACCAGCGGATTTTCACCAGTCGCTTTACCTAA
- a CDS encoding fructose-6-phosphate aldolase: MDLLLDTADLAEVEHALQYYPIKGVTTNPTMLSRLEQTHVLSHLKAIRALIGDERDLHVQLMARDRETMIREAHHLATQLGEQTFIAVPVTEVGLSVIKQLAQEGLNITASTVFSTIQGILAMLSGARYVAVFYDRMLNLDIDAGRVIKELAGLLWTNTSSTQVLAASFRNVAEVTNAYASGAGSCTVRPELLSTGLAMPSIKKAVQDFADDWKKVYGDKTLLEL; the protein is encoded by the coding sequence ATGGATTTATTGCTTGATACTGCAGATCTTGCAGAAGTGGAACATGCACTCCAATATTATCCCATCAAGGGAGTTACCACCAATCCAACGATGCTCTCCCGCTTGGAGCAGACTCATGTGCTGTCACACTTGAAAGCTATTCGGGCTCTTATCGGTGATGAACGGGACTTGCATGTGCAACTGATGGCACGCGACCGAGAGACGATGATCAGGGAAGCCCACCACCTTGCAACACAGTTGGGCGAGCAGACCTTCATCGCTGTTCCTGTAACCGAGGTGGGTCTTTCGGTCATCAAACAGCTCGCCCAAGAGGGCCTCAATATCACCGCTTCAACGGTTTTCTCCACCATCCAAGGGATTCTCGCGATGCTCAGCGGGGCACGCTATGTCGCTGTCTTTTACGACAGGATGCTCAATCTCGACATCGATGCGGGCAGGGTCATCAAAGAGCTTGCCGGTTTGCTTTGGACGAACACTAGTTCCACCCAGGTCCTTGCTGCGAGTTTTCGCAACGTGGCCGAGGTCACCAATGCCTACGCCAGCGGAGCCGGAAGCTGCACCGTGCGGCCGGAGCTTCTTTCAACCGGCCTTGCCATGCCCTCGATCAAGAAGGCGGTGCAGGATTTTGCCGATGATTGGAAGAAGGTCTACGGGGACAAGACTCTCCTGGAGCTTTAG
- a CDS encoding FGGY-family carbohydrate kinase, with amino-acid sequence MNQYILSFDQSTSTTKALLFDRNAALVGRADIPHRQIINDQGWVEHDAQEILANVFKAAEQLLLQTGVDRNCIKAVSISNQRETALAWDRTTGNPLYNAIVWQCGRAQEICNNLSDQKTLIHSHTGLHLSPYFSAAKFSWLLNHVEQVRQAAENQQLVLSTMDSFLLHHLSEEKVVKTDYSNASRTQLLNLVKLDWDIEVAQLFGIPLDCLPEVCDSNAVFAHTTIGGLLQSSVPLCGVLGDSQGALFAQGCLREGLTKATYGTGSSIMMNIGSEAVLCEDLVTSVAWGMDGNITYVLEGNINYSGATISYLVDDLGLIASSKEAGKMAQSARVVEGLYMVPAFSGLGAPYWDANARALIIGMDRRTGKAELVKAAEEAIAYQIADILFLMQKHSHKDIMSLRVDGGPTNDTFLMQFQSDILQSEVRVANLEELSGQGPALLALLKLGILDEQTAFDRPPKALYHAGMDSKERDRLYLGWQKAVGKALSC; translated from the coding sequence ATGAACCAATATATTCTCAGTTTCGACCAAAGCACTTCTACAACCAAAGCCCTCCTGTTTGACCGGAACGCGGCATTGGTTGGCAGAGCGGACATCCCTCACCGACAAATCATCAACGACCAGGGATGGGTGGAACACGATGCACAGGAGATTCTTGCCAATGTCTTCAAGGCGGCGGAACAGTTGCTCCTTCAAACCGGAGTTGACCGTAATTGCATCAAGGCCGTCTCAATCTCCAACCAGAGGGAGACAGCCCTGGCTTGGGACCGAACCACCGGCAATCCGCTTTACAACGCCATCGTCTGGCAGTGCGGACGTGCCCAGGAGATCTGCAATAATCTGAGCGACCAAAAAACATTGATCCACAGCCATACCGGACTGCACCTCTCCCCCTACTTCAGCGCAGCCAAGTTCTCTTGGCTGCTGAACCATGTAGAACAGGTCAGGCAGGCCGCAGAGAATCAACAGCTTGTACTCTCCACCATGGACAGCTTCCTTCTTCACCATCTCAGTGAGGAGAAGGTAGTGAAAACCGATTATTCCAATGCATCACGAACCCAGCTGCTGAACCTTGTGAAGCTCGACTGGGACATTGAGGTGGCCCAATTATTCGGCATCCCTCTCGATTGCCTGCCCGAGGTGTGCGACTCCAACGCAGTCTTCGCTCATACCACCATCGGAGGTTTGTTGCAATCGTCTGTTCCTCTATGCGGAGTGCTCGGGGACTCCCAAGGCGCCTTGTTTGCACAAGGCTGCCTCCGGGAGGGATTGACCAAGGCAACGTATGGCACCGGTTCCTCGATCATGATGAATATTGGTTCTGAGGCAGTGTTGTGTGAGGATTTGGTAACCAGTGTGGCCTGGGGAATGGATGGAAACATAACGTATGTCCTGGAAGGCAATATAAACTACAGCGGAGCGACCATCTCCTACTTGGTCGATGATCTGGGTCTCATTGCCAGTTCAAAGGAAGCTGGTAAAATGGCACAATCGGCCAGGGTGGTTGAAGGACTGTACATGGTACCGGCTTTCTCCGGACTGGGTGCCCCCTATTGGGATGCAAATGCCAGAGCCCTGATCATCGGCATGGACCGCCGAACAGGAAAAGCTGAATTAGTGAAAGCAGCAGAGGAAGCGATAGCCTATCAAATAGCCGACATACTCTTTCTCATGCAGAAACACAGTCACAAGGACATTATGAGCCTCAGAGTCGATGGAGGGCCTACCAACGACACATTCCTGATGCAGTTCCAATCCGACATATTGCAAAGCGAAGTGCGGGTGGCGAATCTTGAGGAGTTGAGCGGACAAGGGCCGGCGTTGCTTGCATTGTTGAAGCTGGGCATTTTGGATGAACAGACGGCTTTCGACAGACCACCGAAGGCACTCTATCATGCAGGCATGGACAGCAAGGAGCGAGACAGACTATACCTGGGTTGGCAGAAAGCGGTGGGGAAGGCCCTCTCTTGCTAA
- a CDS encoding transketolase family protein, translated as MPNSKACREAYTTVLLELAKNDPDIIVISSDARGSCSLNTYVKTLPDQFVEIGIAEQNEIGVAAGLSVVGKKPYVCAPACFLTARSLEQIKVDVAYSHQNVKILGVSGGISYGALGASHHTLHDIAALRCIPDLTLIIPCDAIQTAAALRSVAQTKDAVFFRIGREKVPAVYTEELGMEPFVFGKANTLKEGCDLTLVACGEMVYHALEAATLLKTQGIEARVLDMATLKPFDEEAIIKAAGETGAILTVEEHSINGGLGATVSQIVCANHPVPVTTLGLPDEYLVTGTSLELFSEYGLDAKGIAESARKLLQRKR; from the coding sequence ATGCCAAACTCTAAAGCATGCCGAGAGGCATATACGACGGTCCTGCTCGAGCTGGCCAAAAACGATCCTGATATCATCGTCATCAGCAGTGACGCCCGTGGATCATGCTCGTTGAACACCTATGTAAAAACACTGCCCGACCAGTTTGTGGAAATTGGAATCGCCGAACAGAATGAAATTGGCGTTGCAGCCGGGCTGTCGGTGGTCGGAAAGAAACCCTATGTCTGCGCTCCCGCCTGCTTCCTGACGGCCCGTAGTCTCGAACAAATCAAAGTGGATGTAGCCTACTCCCATCAGAATGTAAAAATTCTGGGAGTCAGCGGAGGAATCAGTTACGGTGCCTTGGGAGCAAGCCACCATACCCTGCACGATATTGCAGCTCTTCGCTGCATCCCCGATCTTACACTCATCATTCCCTGTGATGCCATTCAGACTGCAGCAGCCCTGCGCTCAGTGGCCCAGACAAAGGACGCTGTCTTCTTTCGTATAGGAAGGGAGAAGGTTCCAGCAGTGTACACTGAGGAATTGGGCATGGAACCCTTTGTATTCGGTAAGGCCAATACGCTCAAGGAAGGCTGCGACCTGACCTTGGTCGCCTGCGGGGAGATGGTGTATCATGCTCTTGAAGCGGCAACATTGCTCAAGACTCAGGGCATTGAAGCCCGTGTTCTGGACATGGCCACACTCAAGCCGTTCGATGAAGAAGCGATCATCAAAGCCGCCGGGGAAACCGGGGCAATCCTGACCGTGGAAGAACACAGCATCAATGGGGGGCTGGGTGCTACGGTAAGCCAGATAGTCTGTGCGAATCATCCAGTTCCCGTAACCACCTTGGGTCTTCCCGATGAGTACTTGGTGACAGGAACCAGCCTTGAGCTGTTTAGCGAGTATGGCCTCGATGCAAAAGGAATAGCAGAATCAGCAAGAAAACTTCTTCAGAGGAAGCGGTGA
- a CDS encoding transketolase: MTLQELKVQAVQTRKALLSMIYHAKTGHTGGALSSADIMTALFFHVLKLDPSNPFWEERDYFILSKGHCVEGYLAVLAERGFFPPEELETFSRFKSRLIGHPNNKIPGIEMNTGALGHGLSISVGMAIGLKKDRKTNRVFTLMGDGEQAEGSVWEAAMAAGHYKLDNLVAIIDRNHLQISGSTEDVMSLEPLAARWESFGWEVKEIDGNAMDEVVQALTSTPLKPEKPTLIIAHTIKGKGVKAMENVASWHHGVPNKGLYEEAMAAFTRLEEELRNAKL; encoded by the coding sequence ATGACACTACAAGAACTCAAGGTGCAAGCCGTGCAGACACGCAAGGCCCTGCTATCGATGATTTATCATGCAAAGACAGGCCATACCGGCGGGGCCTTGTCCTCCGCCGATATTATGACCGCACTCTTTTTCCATGTTCTCAAGTTGGACCCTTCCAACCCATTCTGGGAGGAGAGGGATTACTTCATTCTCTCCAAGGGCCATTGCGTCGAAGGGTATCTTGCAGTCCTGGCCGAACGAGGTTTCTTCCCCCCCGAAGAGCTGGAGACCTTCAGCAGATTCAAAAGCCGCCTCATTGGACATCCCAACAACAAAATTCCCGGCATCGAGATGAATACAGGAGCACTTGGACACGGATTGTCCATTTCCGTGGGGATGGCCATTGGACTAAAAAAAGACCGCAAGACCAATCGCGTCTTCACCCTTATGGGTGACGGCGAACAGGCCGAAGGCTCGGTGTGGGAAGCTGCTATGGCGGCAGGCCACTACAAGTTGGACAACCTGGTGGCGATCATCGATCGCAACCATCTGCAGATTTCGGGCTCGACCGAAGATGTCATGAGCTTGGAGCCGCTGGCAGCCCGATGGGAGAGCTTTGGTTGGGAGGTCAAGGAGATCGACGGCAATGCCATGGATGAGGTTGTTCAAGCCTTGACGTCCACGCCCCTGAAGCCGGAAAAACCAACGTTGATCATCGCCCATACCATCAAAGGCAAAGGCGTGAAGGCGATGGAGAACGTAGCGTCCTGGCACCACGGGGTTCCGAACAAGGGACTCTATGAAGAGGCTATGGCTGCTTTTACACGCCTTGAGGAGGAACTTCGCAATGCCAAACTCTAA
- a CDS encoding L-fucose/L-arabinose isomerase family protein, with product MPTIKLGYAPTRRSIFSAPDAIKYRNLTRDRLLELGIEFVDITDINEEGLLYDDHDMQRIAQKFKAEGVDGLFLPHCNFGTEYVVARLAKEMGVPVLLWGPLDERPEPDGVRLRDTQCGLFATGKVLRRFQVPFTYMTNCRLSDPVFERGLRDFLAVCNVVKTFKSIRILQISTRPFDFLTTMCNEGELLEKYNVQLAPIPMPELIQTIRDCQKTDRQEIQKVIQYVKESMIIQVTDEQLEVIAALKVAMTKLASHYGCQAVAIQCWNALQSELGIMPCAANALMNDEGIPVVCETDIHGAITALLVEAAGMGKNRSFFADWTIRHPDIPNGELLQHCGPWPVSVAKEKPILGYPLAFDHPGSLTAEAKSGKVTLCRFDGDNGHYSLLLGTAEGTDGPKCMGTYLWIEVENIKRLEHKIVTGPYIHHCVGIHQNIVPVLYEACKYINVEPDFYDPIEEDVKAYLRGEDVPSMQ from the coding sequence ATGCCTACCATCAAATTGGGCTATGCGCCCACCCGAAGAAGCATTTTCAGTGCACCCGATGCAATTAAATACCGCAACCTTACCCGCGATCGTCTTCTTGAATTGGGTATTGAGTTCGTCGATATCACCGATATCAATGAAGAAGGACTGCTCTATGACGATCATGACATGCAGCGAATAGCCCAAAAGTTCAAGGCTGAGGGCGTCGACGGCCTCTTTCTTCCCCACTGCAACTTCGGCACCGAATATGTAGTCGCCCGTCTTGCAAAAGAAATGGGGGTGCCTGTACTGCTGTGGGGCCCGCTCGATGAACGGCCGGAACCTGACGGAGTGAGACTGCGCGACACCCAGTGCGGACTGTTTGCAACCGGAAAGGTTCTCAGACGCTTCCAGGTTCCTTTCACCTATATGACCAACTGCAGACTCAGCGACCCTGTGTTCGAACGCGGACTTCGTGACTTCCTCGCTGTCTGCAATGTCGTAAAGACCTTCAAGTCTATCAGAATCCTGCAGATATCCACCCGCCCCTTCGATTTTCTTACTACCATGTGCAATGAAGGCGAGCTCTTGGAGAAGTACAATGTCCAGCTCGCCCCGATCCCCATGCCCGAACTGATCCAGACGATCAGAGACTGTCAGAAAACTGATCGACAAGAAATCCAGAAGGTGATCCAGTATGTAAAAGAGAGCATGATCATCCAGGTCACCGACGAGCAGCTGGAAGTTATTGCAGCGCTGAAAGTGGCTATGACCAAGCTGGCATCCCACTATGGGTGTCAGGCGGTGGCCATCCAGTGCTGGAACGCCTTGCAGTCTGAATTGGGCATCATGCCTTGTGCAGCCAATGCACTTATGAATGACGAAGGAATTCCGGTAGTGTGTGAGACCGATATCCATGGAGCTATTACAGCCTTGTTGGTGGAAGCCGCTGGGATGGGAAAGAATCGTTCCTTCTTTGCCGACTGGACCATCCGACACCCCGATATTCCAAACGGCGAGCTCTTGCAGCATTGCGGCCCCTGGCCGGTTTCGGTGGCAAAGGAGAAGCCGATTCTCGGCTATCCGCTGGCCTTCGACCATCCTGGAAGTCTCACTGCCGAAGCTAAAAGCGGAAAGGTCACACTGTGTCGATTCGATGGGGACAATGGACACTATTCCCTCCTGCTCGGCACCGCAGAAGGGACCGACGGCCCGAAGTGCATGGGGACCTACTTGTGGATCGAGGTGGAGAACATCAAGAGGCTTGAACATAAGATTGTCACCGGTCCGTACATCCACCACTGTGTAGGCATCCATCAGAACATCGTTCCCGTGCTGTATGAGGCTTGCAAGTACATCAACGTGGAACCAGACTTCTATGATCCGATTGAGGAGGATGTGAAAGCCTACCTCCGGGGTGAAGATGTCCCCTCGATGCAGTAA
- a CDS encoding DeoR/GlpR family DNA-binding transcription regulator, with amino-acid sequence MFQDQRREKILQLLQENGSCRVQELKELFKVSEPTIRGDLESLEKHGLITRQHGGAFINSLASANLPLTPPRRGHEEEKARIGKKAAEFVSNGDNIILDSGTTVTEMVKHLGDRTNLNIVTNALNIALHLGMEPSNRVLVVGGEFKPPTLSLTGEKGLLLFENLYVEKLFLATGGFSLDAGLTYPSFSDIALKRAMIASAKTVYLLADSSKLEKVQFASLGCVDKIKYLLTDSGIDSEYAKRLRNAGINVIIC; translated from the coding sequence ATGTTTCAAGATCAACGGAGAGAGAAAATCCTGCAGCTGTTGCAGGAAAACGGCAGCTGCCGCGTACAGGAGCTCAAGGAGCTGTTCAAGGTATCGGAGCCCACCATTCGAGGTGATTTGGAGAGTTTGGAAAAACATGGCTTAATCACCCGCCAGCATGGGGGTGCCTTCATCAATTCGCTTGCTTCGGCAAATCTTCCGCTCACTCCGCCGCGCCGCGGCCATGAGGAAGAGAAGGCCAGGATTGGGAAAAAGGCTGCTGAATTTGTCAGCAATGGGGATAACATCATCCTCGATTCGGGAACAACAGTCACGGAAATGGTCAAGCATCTGGGAGACCGGACCAACCTTAATATTGTTACAAATGCCCTCAATATTGCCCTGCATCTGGGTATGGAGCCTTCAAATCGCGTTTTGGTGGTGGGTGGGGAGTTCAAACCCCCTACGCTCTCGCTTACAGGAGAGAAGGGGCTTCTCCTCTTTGAAAACCTCTATGTGGAAAAACTCTTTTTGGCAACCGGTGGCTTCAGTTTGGACGCCGGTCTTACCTATCCCTCCTTCAGCGACATCGCCCTCAAGCGTGCCATGATTGCATCAGCAAAGACGGTCTACCTGCTTGCAGATTCCAGCAAGCTCGAGAAAGTCCAGTTTGCTTCGCTTGGGTGTGTAGACAAGATCAAGTATCTGCTTACCGACAGCGGTATCGACAGCGAGTATGCAAAACGCCTGAGAAATGCAGGGATCAATGTGATCATTTGCTAA
- a CDS encoding ABC transporter substrate-binding protein, translating into MKRKSIVLLSLVLACSMALAFAAGAKESAGAAQEVKTIKFYGSDAQYNKNIIAKFEAENPDVKVQIVPIDFDNAEQIIKTGIASGNPVDVSFFWGSQISAFVSSGMALDLTPYLTADNNAWMNTFVPKYIDAGKIDGKYYAVSYQPVIETLFVNETIFAENNLQVPTTWDELLVVAEQLKQKGIYALGNWSGQNHQLLVFAYQVMANNGVLEQAAAGKLPFAGSNEAPGLRTALELLRDVYKKGYWYPGEGALTATKDQVQAAFFQGRIAMLFDAGSNVGQYEKDAPFKVGVAKFPLVEKGGKYGVNVVTNALFVPINAAHKEEAVRFIKFYTSEAGQSETMATGRLPSIKAKQDKIDNKLMQALMNTTTGDNVVSYRHMQNISPEVNSYLQNDLVGAVCAGESIDSALAKLEALRVKAMGK; encoded by the coding sequence ATGAAAAGAAAGTCTATCGTGCTTCTGTCCCTTGTGTTGGCCTGTTCCATGGCTCTTGCATTTGCTGCAGGCGCCAAGGAAAGTGCAGGTGCCGCACAAGAAGTGAAGACCATCAAGTTCTACGGCTCTGATGCCCAGTATAACAAGAACATCATTGCAAAATTTGAAGCTGAAAATCCTGATGTAAAGGTTCAGATTGTGCCCATCGATTTTGACAACGCAGAGCAGATCATCAAAACGGGTATTGCCTCTGGTAATCCTGTCGATGTCTCCTTCTTCTGGGGAAGCCAGATCAGCGCATTCGTTTCCAGCGGAATGGCATTAGATCTGACTCCGTATCTTACTGCAGACAACAATGCATGGATGAATACGTTTGTTCCCAAGTACATCGATGCAGGAAAAATTGACGGCAAGTACTATGCAGTCAGCTACCAGCCGGTTATCGAAACGCTGTTCGTCAATGAAACGATTTTTGCTGAGAACAACCTGCAGGTTCCCACCACCTGGGATGAACTGCTGGTTGTTGCAGAACAGTTGAAGCAGAAGGGCATCTATGCACTTGGCAACTGGTCCGGCCAGAACCACCAGCTGTTGGTGTTTGCCTACCAGGTCATGGCTAACAATGGCGTACTTGAGCAGGCTGCAGCCGGCAAGCTTCCGTTTGCTGGTTCGAATGAGGCTCCCGGCCTGAGAACGGCGCTTGAATTGCTGCGTGATGTCTATAAGAAGGGTTACTGGTATCCAGGTGAAGGCGCTCTTACTGCAACCAAGGACCAGGTACAGGCTGCGTTCTTCCAGGGCAGAATCGCCATGCTCTTCGATGCAGGCTCCAACGTCGGCCAGTATGAGAAAGATGCTCCGTTCAAAGTCGGCGTAGCCAAGTTCCCCTTGGTGGAGAAGGGTGGCAAGTATGGTGTGAACGTAGTAACTAATGCACTCTTTGTTCCAATAAATGCTGCACATAAGGAAGAAGCTGTGCGCTTCATCAAGTTCTATACCAGCGAAGCCGGCCAGAGCGAGACCATGGCTACCGGCAGACTTCCTTCGATCAAGGCCAAGCAGGACAAGATCGACAACAAGCTGATGCAGGCGCTGATGAACACCACCACCGGTGACAACGTAGTCAGCTACCGCCACATGCAGAATATCTCCCCTGAAGTAAACAGCTATTTGCAGAACGACTTGGTCGGCGCAGTCTGTGCCGGCGAATCCATCGATTCCGCACTAGCCAAGCTTGAAGCTTTGCGCGTCAAGGCAATGGGCAAGTAA